The Arachis ipaensis cultivar K30076 chromosome B07, Araip1.1, whole genome shotgun sequence genomic interval aaatttagtgAAGAACTAATGAAATTtcttacatatatatacaaagtAATAAAACACCACATGATCTGATAATTTTATGAGCTTCTGCTGTGAAGAGACTTGCTTGCTTGTGAGGCCAAGAccattgccttagcccttgtgctcaTCAACATTAACTCTCGCACCGCGCGACGCTGGTGTTGTCGTGCATTTTTCGCTCGCTTTGGAGCTAACCGGTTGTCCCTTTCCTCAAAGGCGAGCCGGAATTTCTCGGCCACTGATAATTCGGGGGAGGTTGAAGGAGAGGGCGAAGCGGGCTTCACTGCAAAACCACGCCCTCTCCATGTCTTGGGATCAATATCCTTCACAGCCACATCATCCAATACGGTATTTCGTAACGCTTCCCAAGGAACCTGAGTTCCCATAAACCCGAACACAGATGACTTCGGGTTCACTATGATCCGCGGACACTCGGTAGATATCTCGTCTAACGAATTATTGTCGATGTTTGGCTGCAGAAAGAAAACCATAAAATTAAGCGTCTAATGACTCATGCATTTGTGAGGACAAAGATCTGCATTCAATTACAAAAGAGAAAGATTTAATAGTTTCATACCCATACTAGCCACCTGAGTGATTGCGCGCCACTGGAAATTTCTTTCGTATCGAGCTCCTCCCAGGAATCCTCCTTGACATAGTCTAGCCTCGGTTTAAATATACTCAAGCACCTCCGAGCTGTATGATCGCTCCTCGGACACCCTCTGCAACATTATCCAATAATCTTGTCTTAAATCTTCAATTACATAAAAAAATTTCCACTTTCTAAATATACTTTATTTTTAAAAAGGTTAAGAGAGAGAACTTTTTCGCTATCTACAACTCTCACCAGTCACCAGTTTAGAGAATGTTACCATTGTGAGGAGAAATCAAGCACCAAAGTCAAATCTTGACATTATGAACAGAAAAGCATGTAACAATGTCATGAATCTTGATCATTTTTAAAGAATTCAATTTACTTATACGAACTATTGAAATCCGGCATATGAACATAATACTAAAATGGCCCATTTAAGAAAATTTCTGGTTTTCAACTTCTGAGCATTGAAAATAGGCAAACTTTATAACAGAAATATgactaacaatggatgatgagaGATACGTACCCGCATCTCAATGTCTCTAATAAACGGCAGTGCTTCACAAGTTCGGATATACCAGTAGCAGTGATTTTGGTACATCGGCTGCAAATAGTCTCAATATATCAAGTGACtctgaaaaagagagagaagtataatataaaaaaaagcacACTAGACACGGCGGCAAACGTGTTTGCTTGGTAATTGTTTCGACAGAATCATAATCCTATACCTTATATCCAGAGCTTTAATTGATCTGCATACTTCGGCTGCTTTAATCAAGCCAATGTCGGAAACATCTGATCCAGAGACATCAAGGTATTCCCAAGAAGTATCAGCTAATGCAATCAGGacatcatcattcaacaactTTCTCCGTCTCGCAATAGCTGCCACTGCCGTCTATCATTTAGAATTAATTCTTTAACTGTAAGAATGCATCTTATGCATGACCTCTTTATCCGTACAAAGCGCAATAAAAGATTCTTAAGAATAAAGTTGTTCATGAAATTAAGCAATAAAGCAGTTTTTTTTTTACCCACAAAAAGGCTCTCCTAGAGAAAAAGTTTACAAACATTTCTTACGTGCATTCGCATTGCGCAGGCTACAACTTCGAAATTTTTCTTTACAGAAATATATGCTTGAATAAATGACCAATCAATAGATTTAACAGGTAGAATcattctctagaaaactacctttATCTCAGCTGGCAAACCGATAGCAATCTCCGCCAAATCCGTAATAATATCCTCCAAATGTTTTCCGATAACTCCAATGCATAGGCTAACCAAACTTGGAGGCTTCATCTTCTTAGGCAGTAGTCCTGCATATAATTTTATCCCAAAATTGAACCATATTAAGGCGCCGCCATGGCTCAAAACCTATGATCCACGAGTAAACTACCTAAACCTCAAGACAACCAAAGACACATACATACTGGCTCCATCAAAGAATACAAAACACATTCTAACAATCCTATTAAGGTGCAAAACTCAAACTGAACTTCCTTGAATATCATTAGCACAAGTCACAATAAACAAACACAGATTCTAAGCCTCAAAGGAAAATCCCTAAGTATACAATCTGCTACTTTCACAACATCAGCTACCATAATCAAAATAGGTATATAATCATATGGAATCAAACTTCAATAAAAGCTCCAAATGTATTTTATTCACCATTCCCAAATTTTCTATAAATTGGAACTGAATCTGAAATTTTCACACAAGCTAATTAATTGTCCAACCCCCCTCCCtcttttttcttctaatttcCATTGACCATACCCCAAAAACAAAGCAAGTGCAATTCATCATAGAGCTCAGAAAGTTTGAAGCTTTaccaataaacaaacaaaaacaaaacacccCACCTcaggaaaaaataaaattgattacaTACAAAACCAAATTACCTTGAAATTGATGGTGGTTAGTTGCAATGGAAGTTTTGTTCTTGACGTTGGATTGGGGATTCAAATCGAGGTTTTGCAGAGAGGTTTCTAATTCCTTGGAAGCTTTACCTTTATccatcaaaaaaatcaaaacagcaaAAAACAGAGACAAGTATGTGCAAACACGATTGAATCAAAAATACACACACAACACAATACAATATCCCAGAAAGAGGTTCTTAGTATTTAgggatttaaaagaaaaaattgtttATTTATGTTCAGAAAAATAGAAACACACGATGCCGANNNNNNNNNNNNNNNNNNNNNNNNNNNNNNNNNNNNNNNNNNNNNNNNNNNNNNNNNNNNNNNNNNNNNNNNNNNNNNNNNNNNNNNNNNNNNNNNNNNNNNNNNNNNNNNNNNNNNNNNNNNNNNNNNNNNNNNNNNNNNNNNNNNNNNNNNNNNNNNNNNNNNNNNNNNNNNNNNNNNNNNNNNNNNNNNCATTTTAATAAGTTAAAAGAATTAATTTGTAGAAAATTTAATCTTCAATAAGTGATTGATGTATATAAAAAACAAAATCTAAATTCCAATACTTTATTTAACCCAGCAAATAAGTTCGTTATTTGATAAAATTAAGTTTAATTCATTCTCTTTAGCTGAAGTTTATCTTCATCCTTACAGCTGACCGAGTCGAAACCTACTGCTCAAGTCTAACGAATGCCGTTCATGTTCATGTTCCTGGTGAAAAAGAAAAGAGTCGCTTTCCTTCTAGGACCGGATAAGGTCAAATTCTGGGTGGGCTACCAGGTTTCGCCTACGCTACGGTTTTAAATCCCTACCCTACGCCTTACGAGGGCGCCCTAGCCAGATTCACTCCCAAAGGTCCATCAAGCCTATGAAACTAGTTCAAATAGTCGTCAAAGTCGCAGTCAGTCTTAAGGGCCTGTTTTCAACAAGACTCTCTTAATTGTATCAGTTTGTAAAATTCTCTCTCCTTCACCAAGAAAGAGAGAACGGACAAAGTACCAGACGATTTGATACTAAGTTATCAATTtaacatataatttttttatgttaaaacaagCCAACAAGGTcgaagtccaagaaaaaagaaaactaaatgcAAACTAAACAAAGTAAGATAATCTTCATTAACAAGTTAAATTCCAAAGTGATTTTTAAGATGGTAATTTGGTATGAAATTCTAGTTATACTACTTTAACCtctaaatttgaaaaaaatacacTAAATTTTGGATATAGTACCTAAATCaaattggatttttattttttagtttttggtattgacccaaattaggtaatttttttaaaagaaatataacAGTTCCTTCTGTTGAGCCCAAAGTATTAAACAAATATTATATGTGAATCTACTAATCAAGTAAGTGGGACTACGGTTTCACAATTTTGGATCAATAAAAAATTAGGCCTCACTTAGCTATATGCCTCTCCTTTTGTTTAGCCAAAAACTTTTATCACTTTTTTAACATCCCTATGCTTCAGCCCAactatatataattaaatttatttttgttatatattttgtatttcaataaatattttatattagtaactgaTTTTACTATTTGATTATAATATATACTTAGCATAATTGTGTGTGATTTTATTATCTTCTTTTTTCATAaatattaaattccaaaattgtGGTTTGGAAGAGACATTGTTTAACTGttcaaaactaattctaaatTACATAATTATTTCAACTATTAATGTTAAACAAAAGCTGAAAAATGCTCAAGTTTGCGACAACTATATAATGGAAATGTGCACATTTTCTTCAAATATATagagaaataataataatgtacaaGCTAGTAATTTGCATACTGTAATAGAACTTTGTCAGTCAAATTTCGTTGTCATTTTTGTCATCATCACGTACAAATGggacctatatatatatatatatatagacactGGCAAATTCATGAAATTCACATGCCAATTTAACTTTCATGCTGATTATATTGTCGGCAATATCCAAGCTATAGTatcaaaaatcttttttattcGATCGATTTCAGAAATTTTTTTTCTCCAGTGGTATTttcgatttttaaaatttgaatttaaatttaaagcGGGTTGTCACGGTAAATCTTAAGAATGAGGAAGAGGGGAAGGTCTTGCCCCCTCCTCATGGGTTGGGCCTCCAGTTGGTGTGCTCAGCTCAACTTTGATTTTTACTTTGggccaattttaaaaaaatatatattttgattttgatttaaatatttttaaataatgaaaTCTTGGTGGTAAGTATATTTTTTTTAGCAGTAGCATAGAAAATAGGTTAAATTATACAGTTAGTCCCTACACTTTTAGTAAAATTGTAAATTAGTCTCTacattttaaaaatttgtaattagatctctaaaaataattaaaatttacaatttagTCTTCatggtttaaaaaatatttgatttaacagaatattctcaacatattttctattttaacagaatattctcaacATATTCTAAAAATATTCGGTTAAATCAACACTTTTTGATCGACAAAGACTAATTTACAAATTTTGATTCTCTTTAGAGAtctaattacaaacttttaaaaagTAGGAATCAATTTGTAATTTTACTAAAAGTGTAGGGatcaactgtgtaatttaacttttaaaatatttaagaaTGTTCTAAACTATTTCAAAATGTTTTAGAATAATATTTTGAAAGATCTCGAAATATTTTAAAAGGttctagaaaattttaaaaagtcaTAGAACATTTTAAAAAAGTgtgaatatatataaaaatataaaaagtaatataaaataatttagaagtatttaaaaaatattataaattagatatttgtaataaaaattttggatattCGATTTNNNNNNNNNNNNNNNNNNNNNNNNNNNNNNNNNNNNNNNCTTCAGATTACTAGAGGATTCGGTTAAGGAATACTACATCCTCCCatatctaattttcaaatttatcatattaaaaaaaaaaagaacttatAATCAAGATCCAACTAAATATATAGGTTAATAAACATGAGATTGTCATGTTGTATTAGGcacaaagagaaaaaaagaaaaaagaaaaaaagacaaAATATCATGATTGTTAATTTGTTACAGTATTATTATGGACTCACGTGTGTCATTTTAATTTATCCATGTTTTCCCTCTTTTAATAATGGTccacaactaaaaataaaaacttaaaaaagatTCGCATCGCAAAGACAAATATCCATTAATATTACCTGCATGAATAATCGATTATATTAAATCTACAttaaaattagccactaaaattagttattaatatagagtatataaatatatttatagttAATGATAgcaactaattttaatattaatatataaataatatttttaataaataattgagCACTAGTTAGTAGGCTCATTTTTTTTGATATGATTTATTGGCGTGAGTTTAGCTGGATTATGATCATTACAGGTGAATTACACTATTATGACGGCGTTGAGTTTGGAATCTTGTGGGAAAGAAATCGAACCCACCGATTTCAAGTAATTTGAGGAAGGAACACAAATCGGTGGGTCCGAATTGTGTGAGGTTGTTGAGCTAGAAATCGGTGCAACCGATTTGTGGGTTAACAAAGAGGATGGAAATCGGTCCCACCGATTTCAAGAGAgaggaaatttttttttaattcgtgAGGGGACCGGTCGGACCCACCGATTTCTGATGCGCACAAATTTCGATACGAACACGGTCGGTCCCTACGATTTGCCTGTAAGTGCATTCTTAAGATGAAAAATATCACAGAAGTCACATTCAATTCTTCGTAGCCGTCCCAACTGTTCTTCCTCTCCTCGTCCCAGCTGTTCTTCGTCTCCTCCtctgatttttctttctttttccctccctgttgaagtagaatAAATTTCTGGAATAGTGAGTTTAGTCAGGTACGTATACTATTATGGATGATAGAGTTGTGTTGAAAATTTATTATTACGGGCAGATTTTATTGGAAACATATGAgggggttcaatttgtgtgtgAGAATCCATTAGATGTTGTTATTCTGTTCACATTATCATTTGAGGAATTGAAAGgggtgatttgtgagaagatagattctcAAAGATTTAGGAGAGTATCGTGTATTTTGTACCGGTATCCGTTATCTGTGTTTGGTGGGTTCGTTCAATTTCAGACCAAGTACGTCACAGATGAAGCGAGTATGCATGAAATGTTTTCATTGTATATGGATAATCGCCACCGAATGTCGTGCATCGAGTTGTATATTGAGTTTGAGCAATCCGAAGCAGACCGTAACATTGAGTtggaagattataatagtgaaagcgaggatgaatttgaaagtaactaCGAGATCGTTGGTCCAGGTGAAGACGAAGATGAAACTGGCGGTGATATGAACGCAGATGTGGTAGAAGTTGCAAATGCAGTAGCAAACCCGCATCCGTTTCAGGAGCCTTCTTTCATGCGGTCGTTGGATTTGGAGGCTATGCACGCACCGGAGTTTCCGCAATATATGAATTCAGGTGCGTAAAGCTAGATAGACATGTGAAACTCTGATGTAGCTGATAAATAAGTCAGATGCGTAACATATGTGGATAGTCATTTGTGACCATagcatttgatttttttttattaataggtAGTTCTTTATTATGAATTGTATTTAGTGCTTCTTTGCGTAGATAGATcagcgaaaaaaaaaagactatTATAGGCTTATATAGTTCTAGTGTGTTTAGTATTTGAGTTGTAGTAAGTAATTTATTACTGAGGACATAATAAAGGATTTCTTTCTTTTGCTGTATGCAGCCCTTCCTGTTGTGGCGGATGGTGAGTTCACAGTGGGGATGGAATTCAGTTCAAGGGAGGCAGTAATCAAGGCAatgaaagattataccatccGAAGAAGTGTAGACTATCGGGTATATGAGTCGGAACCCACGACATTCTATGCCAAATGTACAGAATATGGTAATGGTTGTGACTGGTTGATCAGGGTAACCAAAATGCATAAGAAGTACTGTTGGGAGATAAGGAGGTACAATGGAAGTCACACGTGTACCAGGTCAACTATTTCTCAAGACCATTCGAAGCTGGATTCGAAGACAGTTGCAGAAGCAATTAAACCAAGCAGCTGACTGAATGAAGTATGCTCTCCATACTCATACTGTGTACCACCCCAATACTGTGAATGTACCGGGACTGGGGATGAAAAAAAATCCGACGGATGCATGTCAGGAACATATGATGTCCAATAGTCAACCCCATGCTGTGGCGGCGGTGGTGAAGGTGCTGGTTCCGGTTCCGGTTCCGATTCCGGTTCTGATTCCGGTTCCGGTTCCGGTTCCGGTTCTGGTTCCGGTGCCGGTGGTGGCTGAGGACCTTCTGGATTCTCTTGGAATACAAGGTTCGACAATTGCAAGTGGTCACCATATGCCCCTCGGTACCAATCCATGTAACTTTCCAATTGATAATGTAAAGGCACCAAGTCATCAGAGAGAATGTGACTATACCGGTTGGTCCACTGCATCACCCAAGAAGAGTGGGTATTGGCCCAATCTTCATTCTTGGGCCCAGTTAGAACTTCGCCGTGTGATGCACCTAAATCCTGCTCTAGAGTAGGAACACCCTGTCTCATACCAAATTGCCTCATGACTCTATCAGTTGCATGCCACTCGATGCATTCAAAGGATATAAGTGGCACTCTGGCACTCCAAAGAACCAAATTATGACGGATGGCTAAAGGAATCAAGTATGGGTCAATGTCTCCAATGCCATAAGGCTGCCAAACAAACTGGACACATGGAACAATTCAGATGAGTACCCAAAAATTAACTCACTTAACAAGCTACATACGGTATTAGTATTTTACAACATACCTGTCCTTCTTGTAGATCATCTAACAACCTCCTGTAATTTTCAAGCGAAGTGTATCGGTAGCCATAGTTTTCACGCTCCCAGTTACGCCACCTGCCATCCGACAATTAATTAATTGACTTATCTTGTGAAAAACAAATTACATTATCTAGAACTTCTTTTAATGCATACAATAATCACAATTACCTGTTTGCAATTGGAAACAATCGGGGATTGCCGGGAATCGGCGCTAGAAATGGTAGCCGGATCCAAGCCCAAGTAAGCAACAACGTCAGTGGCCCGTCAATCTTCTTGCAATCGACACGAGTTGCCCTACACAATGACCTATACAAGTGTGCTAGGCATGCCGAACCCCAGCTAAACTGTATGATTCCACCAAAATTACGGAGCAAAGGTAAAAATTTCCAATGCACTGCTGCACCAGACTTATCTCCAAACATAATTAACCCAAATAACAACATTATGTGACACTTTACATACATCTGAATGTGAACATCATCATTCAACACTATACGATCTTTCAAACCCCTAAACCACGTTAATTTTATAAAACTTCCTCTACAGTCTGTCTTCCTCGGTGCAACTCCAAATTGGTGCAAGCACTCGGCTTCCAATGCCTCAAAACTACTCATTGTCGGTCCTGTAACTGGAAGTCCATTTGTCGGCAGACCGAGAATCATCGCCACATCCTCCAACGTCACGGCACACTCACCAACCGGAAAATGAAACGTGTGAGTCTCAGGCCGCCATCTCTCAACCAGTGCATTAAC includes:
- the LOC107609395 gene encoding uncharacterized protein LOC107609395, giving the protein MDKGKASKELETSLQNLDLNPQSNVKNKTSIATNHHQFQGLLPKKMKPPSLVSLCIGVIGKHLEDIITDLAEIAIGLPAEIKTAVAAIARRRKLLNDDVLIALADTSWEYLDVSGSDVSDIGLIKAAEVCRSIKALDISRCTKITATGISELVKHCRLLETLRCGGCPRSDHTARRCLSIFKPRLDYVKEDSWEELDTKEISSGAQSLRWLVWPNIDNNSLDEISTECPRIIVNPKSSVFGFMGTQVPWEALRNTVLDDVAVKDIDPKTWRGRGFAVKPASPSPSTSPELSVAEKFRLAFEERDNRLAPKRAKNARQHQRRAVRELMLMSTRAKAMVLASQASKSLHSRSS